The Lysobacter oculi genomic sequence TGTCGATGAGGTGGCGAAGTGCCTGCGGCGCGCGCTGGTCGATGGCGGCGAGTTCGGTGAACACGGTTTCGGCGCGATCCAGCAGGCCGGACTTCATGTAGTCCTCGCCCAAGGCCAGCAGTGCCTGCACGCGTTGCGCGTCGGTCAGGTCCTTGCGTTCGACCAGACCCTGATGGAGCCGGATGGCGCGATCCACCTCGCCACGCCGCCGGAACAGATGCCCGAGCGCGACCTGGGTCTCGAAGGTTTCCTTGTCCAGTTCCGCGATGTGCAGGAACAGCTCGATTGCCTTGTCGGGCTGCTCGTTCAGCAGGTAATTGAGGCCACGGAAATACGTGGTGGAGAGCTTGCTGACCTGGTTGTCGCTATGGCGTTCGCCACCACGGCGGCCCACCACCCAGCCCATCACGGCCGCCGCGGGCAGCAGCAGGACGAACCAGAACCATTGCTCTACGAAAGCCATCCGGCATGTTAACCATTAAGCCGATGCGCGGGTACCCGCGCGGCGTCAGCCCTCTTCGGGAAGCGGGGTCACGTCGTTGACGCGCTCGCGCAGTTCCTTTCCAGGCTTGAAGTGCGGGACATGCTTGCCGGCCAATGCGACGGCATCACCGGTCTTGGGGTTGCGGCCGGTACGTGGCGGCCGGTAATGCAGGGAGAAGCTGCCGAACCCACGCACCTCGATGCGCCCGCCGCTGGCGAGGCTTGCGCTCATCATCTCCAGCAGGGTCCTGACGGCCATCTCGACATCCTCGTTCTTGAGGTGGCGCTGGCGCTGTCCGAGGATTTCGATGAGTTCCGACTTGGTCATTCCGTGGGCTCTTGAACCACCGTGCCGCCATCGGCACAGGCGGACCGCGGCGGACGGCCCGGGGTGACCGGGCCGCCGCCTTTGACTTGCTTGACGGGCTTACTCGGACTTGCCGAGCTGCTCGCGCAGCAACGCACCCAGCTGGGTCGTGCCGCTGGCGGCGTCCGAG encodes the following:
- a CDS encoding integration host factor subunit beta — protein: MTKSELIEILGQRQRHLKNEDVEMAVRTLLEMMSASLASGGRIEVRGFGSFSLHYRPPRTGRNPKTGDAVALAGKHVPHFKPGKELRERVNDVTPLPEEG